In Kitasatospora sp. NBC_00240, the following are encoded in one genomic region:
- a CDS encoding MFS transporter, giving the protein MSSQPPPGGRTADSRRWWALAVIAIAQLMIVLDITIVNIALPSAQTDLGISDADRQWVITAYTLAFGGLLLLGGRLGDLFGRKRVFVIGLLGFAAASALGGGAQGPTMLFAARALQGAFGALLAPSALGLLSTTFSDPKERSTAFGIFGAIAGGGAAIGLISGGLLTEYLNWRWCLFVNTPIAIVTAISAFYLLTPDHIAKGRRVKLDLPGAFLGCGGLLAIVYGTSEAVTRGWGDWLVLGSLCLGVLMLLLFVLVEKRTPHALLPLHIVAERNRGGGALSVGLAMIGMFGVFLFLTYYLQIIKGYSPVMTGVAFLPMTGAIVLSSTGIAARLMTRVPSRNLIASGLLLAAGGLAVLTQITVTSAYVATVLPGELLLGFGMGLVFMPSMSLATLNVAPRETGAAAATINSAQQVGGSFGTALLNTIAASVTATYLASRVATDPLVQAQGAVHGYAVATTVAMVILLAAALIAFLMINHRPAPGEATGGAPSEPGAEADAEAAAGRQPQPDPHVARTANPQAARSRADSPAADSPAAGSRRPDTLNPDPLRSES; this is encoded by the coding sequence GTGTCTTCGCAACCTCCCCCCGGCGGTCGTACGGCGGACTCCCGCCGCTGGTGGGCGCTGGCCGTGATAGCCATCGCCCAGCTGATGATCGTCCTCGACATCACCATCGTGAACATCGCGCTCCCGTCGGCCCAGACCGACCTCGGCATCAGTGACGCGGACCGCCAGTGGGTCATCACGGCCTACACCCTGGCCTTCGGCGGGCTCCTGCTGCTCGGCGGCCGGCTCGGCGACCTCTTCGGCCGAAAACGGGTCTTCGTGATCGGCCTGCTGGGCTTCGCGGCGGCCTCCGCGCTCGGCGGCGGCGCCCAGGGCCCGACCATGCTCTTCGCGGCCCGCGCCCTCCAGGGCGCCTTCGGCGCACTGCTCGCGCCGTCCGCGCTGGGCCTGCTCTCGACCACCTTCTCCGATCCCAAGGAACGCAGTACGGCCTTCGGCATCTTCGGTGCCATCGCCGGCGGCGGCGCCGCGATCGGCCTGATCTCCGGCGGCCTGCTGACCGAGTACCTGAACTGGCGCTGGTGCCTGTTCGTCAACACCCCGATCGCCATCGTCACCGCGATCTCCGCCTTCTACCTCCTCACCCCTGACCACATCGCCAAGGGCCGCCGGGTGAAGCTGGACCTGCCGGGCGCCTTCCTGGGCTGCGGCGGCCTGCTCGCCATCGTGTACGGCACCTCCGAGGCCGTGACGCGCGGCTGGGGCGACTGGCTGGTGCTCGGCTCGCTGTGCCTGGGCGTCCTGATGCTGCTGCTCTTCGTGCTGGTGGAGAAGCGCACCCCGCACGCACTGCTGCCGCTGCACATCGTCGCCGAACGCAACCGTGGCGGCGGGGCCCTGTCGGTGGGCCTGGCCATGATCGGCATGTTCGGCGTGTTCCTGTTCCTCACCTACTACCTCCAGATCATCAAGGGGTACTCGCCGGTGATGACCGGCGTCGCGTTCCTGCCGATGACCGGAGCGATCGTGCTCAGCTCGACCGGCATCGCCGCACGACTGATGACCAGAGTGCCGTCGCGCAACCTGATCGCCTCCGGCCTGCTGCTGGCCGCCGGCGGCCTGGCGGTGCTGACCCAGATCACCGTCACCAGCGCCTACGTGGCCACCGTGCTGCCGGGCGAACTGCTGCTCGGCTTCGGCATGGGCCTGGTGTTCATGCCCTCGATGAGCCTGGCCACCCTGAACGTCGCACCCCGCGAGACGGGCGCGGCGGCGGCCACCATCAACTCGGCCCAGCAGGTGGGCGGCTCCTTCGGTACGGCACTGCTGAACACCATCGCGGCCAGCGTCACCGCGACCTACCTCGCCTCCCGGGTCGCCACGGACCCGCTGGTCCAGGCCCAGGGCGCGGTGCACGGATACGCCGTGGCCACGACGGTCGCGATGGTCATCCTGCTGGCGGCCGCCCTGATCGCGTTCCTGATGATCAACCACCGGCCGGCGCCGGGCGAGGCCACCGGCGGCGCCCCCTCCGAACCGGGTGCCGAGGCGGACGCCGAGGCGGCGGCCGGCCGGCAGCCGCAGCCGGACCCGCACGTCGCCCGGACGGCGAACCCGCAGGCGGCCCGGTCGCGCGCGGACTCCCCGGCGGCGGACTCCCCGGCGGCGGGCTCCCGACGGCCCGACACCCTGAACCCCGACCCGCTCAGATCGGAATCCTGA